The DNA window ACGACAAAAGttgaacacccccccccccccgaaacaaACCTAATTTACTGTTGGAGAACCTGGAAGGCACTAAAATAGATTGGATGAACCTGGGATTGAAGCCCAGTGTCCATGAGTGGGACTTCTCATGCGGCTAGGAGGGTTGCGAGCGCGGTGGCCACCACCAGAAGGCAGGGCCAGCCTCCGGGGCGCTTGTCCCCTTgcccccagcactgccagcgCCAGCCTGGGGGCCCCGTCCGGTAATGCGCCGCCAAGGCGGCAGGCGCGGGGAGCACCCCGGAGCGCTGGGCCAGCTGTGGTGACACTGCCCTTCCCGGGTGTGGGAGGTGGCTCGTGGCACTGCCCTTCACAGGTCAGCTTCGCATTTGTGTCCTCTCAGTGTGGGACCACCTGGGAGGTGCCGGCGAGGCCACGGGTGGGCTGAGGCTGGCAGTGTGGACCATGCGGTGGCGGCGGGTGGtggggctgctggtggctgCCACGCTTTTGCTGGGCGCTGCCATGTTGCTGTGGCATGGCAGGCGGCAAGTGGTGGGCAGCGGGGAGTCCCCAGAGGCCACGGCGCTGGAGCAGGCGTGTGGCATGCTGCTGGCCGGGCAGGCCCCCCAACtgaggggcaggcagctgcagccagcactgGGGGCAGACCCCTGCAGCGTGTACGTGTCCCACAGCCGCTACATCACCCACGCCCTCTCAGCCGAGGAGGCCGCTTTCCCCATCGCCTACGTCATGACCCTGCACAAGGAGTTCGAGACCTTTGAGCGGCTCTTCAGGGCAGTCTACATGCCCCAAAACGTCTACTGCGTCCATGTGGACGCCAAGGCACCGGTCCCTTTCCATCAGGCGGTGCGGCGCCTGGTGGGCTGCTTCCCCAACGCCTTCCTCGCCTCCCGGGCGGAGCGGGTGGTCTATGGCGGCATCTCCCGCCTGCGAGCCGACCTCCACTGCATGAGGGACCTGCTGGCCTCGGATGTGCCCTGGCGCTACGTGCTCAACACCTGCGGGCAGGACTTCCCCTTGAAGACCAACCGGGAGATCGTCCGGATGCTGAAGGGCCTCGGTGGGAAGAACATCACCCCTGGGGTGCTGCCACCTCCCCACATCACCAGACGCACCAGATACGTGCACAGGGAGCAATtatacccttttttttctttcatgctgtgGACGTTTGTGCGCAAGGCGCCCCCGCCGCACAACCTGACCATCTACTTTGGCTCTGCCTATGTGGCCGTCACTCGGCCCTTTGTGGAGTTTGTGCTGCGGGACCAGCGTGCCATTGATCTGCTGGCCTGGTCTGAGGACACCTACAGCCCTGACGAGCACTTCTGGGTGACGCTCAACAGGATCCCAGGTAGGACATCAGGTCTGGGGAGGGCACAGGGGtccccaccccagcacctgCCACCATTTGGCCATTGCATGGTGCCAGCTCTTTGTGGTGTCCACCGTGGCTCACCTCTCCATGGAGGTGTTTTCAGCTGTGGCTCTCGGTGGTGCCCACCAGTGGGTTGTCACCACTCCCGTTGTTTCACACGGAGAAGCACCCAGGCAGGTGACAGCCTGTGTTGGTGGCACTAGTGGCAAGCGAGGAAGGTGTACTGAGCCTCCTTGAGTTTGATGTCCTAGAGATTTATCCACTTGGCTGAGTTGTCTTCTGGTGGGAACAGCACCCATGACTGGGTAAGGGAGGTCCCCAGGGGTGGTGGGCTTTGCAGAGAGATGAGTTCAGGCTCGCCACATGCCTTCCTGCTTAGCAGCAGCTGCCATGACCCATGAAGACCCAGGGACACAGCTTGGCATCCACTTGGCTTCCACCCTCTTCTGGAATTCTGTCTCACTAGTCTCACATGTACTTCCTTGTGTCATCTTGCTTTTCCAAAAGCCACCAAAGGCGTTTGTGAATTTCCAGGTTCCTCTCACACACTGGTGGGCTGCACGCCTTCACTTGTAGGGGAGTATGCCACCTACACGTGGCCCACCCCAAGCCCTGCATGTTTCCCAAACATAAATACATGGCCCTGAAGTCCAGCAAAAGTTATGGTTGATTTCAAGCAGGTCTTGCAGAATAATATTCCCAAGGGTGATATGTACACCATGTCGGGCAGATTTCTGGAGTACAAACTCCTGCACACCAGCTTATAAAGTGGAGGAGAAAAACTCGGATCAGTTGGTGGCACAGAAGTGTAAAGAAGTtgtcccctgccccagagaGAGATGCACATGCTGCTCCAGGGGACTGGTGAAGACTACTCTGTTGGCAGCTAGGTTTTAACTGATGTGTTGGTTTGATCCTGGAATCACAGGTACGAGACTTGGAAGGTCAAGGCAAATCAGGCAGCCTTTTATGCTGCAAGATTTGCAGCCCAGTGGTGGTTTATGTGCATGTTACAAAAATGCCAATGCAGTGGCTCATTTTGTGTGAGCTGTGGATGTTTGTCTTCATAATACGTGGTAGCGAtgcaaggaggaaagggagTGGGCTGCTTCTTGGAGCCAACGCATGCAGATCAACTCTCTCTGGAATTGCAGTGGCAAAAAACCAGGAAGGGCTTAGCAGAGAAGGAGGTTGTGTTGCCCTTGTTCTGGATGAGGTCCAGGCTCTGAAGCAGTGTTTCTCCTGCCTCCAAACCTCCACCATGAAGGGAAGACATGACATTAAATGCATCAGAGGGGCTGGCCTGTCTTTCCAGTCACTTGTGACTGTCTTCACACCTGAACAGTGCAGTTCTGGTGACAGCTGTTTCTAAGACCTGGTGGTGGCAAACTCATTTCCAGGGCAGTGCTCAGTACTGCTGCCCATGAGGTGGCTCTGCCCCCCTCGTTTTCAGGGACAAAATTCTGCTAACCTCGATGGAGCAGGAAGCAAGAGCTGAACAAAAATAGAGTGAGCAACTCTAAGCAAAGTTTATATTAACTTCCATCATCAGCACTGCTTTTCAGCCAAACCATATTTATAAGAACAGGACCCCAGAACAGCTTCCAAATCTGAAATCAGTCactcaaatatttaaaggaaaatgtagtaagtgcatttttttttctcagtgctgaGCTACATTTTCCTCCACTCTTTAATTAACTTACAAAAATGCCTAGTTTACTCAATTTGGGAGATGGTGAATAATGTGAAGTCAGTAGTTTTGTATTCCTGGAAGGCAGAGCCTTCCAGTGTTTTTGTGGATGTCCTGGGGTCATTCCTGTTTTGTCTGtcatctttctgctttcccacaATGTCAGCATTTTCCAAGTCTTTCTGCACACCACATTTAGTGCCATCTGTtgtgaacagatttttaatttgggATGGTAATGCACGTCCCAggccatttaaaatgtttatccTTTGCCATCATGGCCTACTTTTGTCTTTTATAAAGTCTTATCTTTAGGTTAATGCTTCCTGCGAAAGAGTAATATTTTCCGAATTTTCCCCAGGACAAACCCATGGcatgttattttatttgataatgGCCCAATATacaaagggagagaaataaGGTTGTGTAGTTCTGGTTATAGCTGCCACATACCTCTGTTTATGGCAAAGTGCTATGGTGGTTCTGCTGTTGGACTATATGGTCTTTTTGCATCTGATACAAAAGTCATGACTCGGTATTTGCAAACAACCATCCTTACTTACCAGGAACAAGCTATCcttaaaaacacagagaaaaacaagcaaataggaaaaaaccctgatgtTTAACCTAATGCCATCCAATTTCTCAAGCAGGACTTGATAATTTACTGACGAGGAGAGGTCCTCTTGCCAGTTTATCTCCTAGATATGTGATCTGCCTCTActtatatatattattttataacatTATAGGCTTTAATTGAGTTTCAACAACTCCATTCAGTTATATCTTGCTTGAATTTGTTCTGTTagcctcttttctttttttaaaaaaggaaagtatttacCAGTAAATTCATGTGAAGATACAAGGTGTCAGTGGCCCAGTGTTCAAATAGCCCTGGAGGGCAGTGTTGGTTTGGAAGGTGACATGATGCATGCAGTATTATATTGAGGCTGTTGCAAAAGagggattttatttctcaagtgAAATGTTTAGGTCTCTTGGGCTGACATTTTGTTTATGTCATGAAAGctgctttcagtgaagaaacttGACAACAAGGTTAGCAGCCAGGCATCTGTTGATGCATATTCCTTGCTATTTCATCCCAGTTCTGTGGAGAAAGGTCCTAGAGAGTGGACATAAACCTGTGAAAAGAACTaattatttgattttctgttaTCTAATTCTAGGTGTCCCGGGCTCCATGCCCAACGCATCATGGGAAGGTGACCTGAAAGCGGTGAAGTGGATTGATATGGAAGAAAGCCATGGAGGCTGTCATGGTAATATgtacatttttctccattttttcttcctattcatATAGTGAAGAACACTTGACTGTTGTTCCTGTACTCTTACAGCTTCTAATCATAATGTGAGACAGTCTTTAGACAGCACTTCATCAGAAAGTAGATATTAAAAAGGAGTCATCTCCTTCATAGTCCATACGTGAATGATAGTAGCCACGTAAACAGTGAGAAAGCTGGAACAGTTGCTTCTTCATCAGGAATTTCATAGAATATATCAGCCTTGGAAAGGGGAATATTCGGCAGCACTAAGGGCTTACATGAGTTAGCTGACTGTTTTCTTGAAGGCTTTGGGGGAATTTTCTCGCAGGTGGATGGGAATAGTCCACGTGTATGTCCCACGCTGGGATGCAGATGCgccagagccagcagcagtgGGCAGGGCAGGTGTCCTGTGTGAACTCGGGCAGATCCCAGCTCTCACCTGGGCACCGATGCCTGCCAGAGCCACAGCTGATGAGGAACCTAAGGATCTGCGGCCTGCTGATGACGGTCAAGCTTTGAGTTCTCCTATGTCATGTTACTTCATGACATGACATTAGCAGTAGATAATCTTCTGTAGGGCACACTTAATTTTTCAGTCACTGGTTTGTACATGGTGTACTGCTATTACTTCTGACGTATCCAAATGGGAGTAGAAAGGGAATACCAAATACTAacaatacaaattttatttcaagaattcTTAATCCATAATGTAGTTGCTTGTGTCGAGGAGAAAATTTTTGAGAACTTCAGTCAGCTTCAATTCAAGCAGTTTCACATTGGCATAACTAcattgaaatcagtgaaatGACACCAATATCATCCAGAATTAGTTAGTAGAAAATCCAGTATGAGTCAAATTACAGGTTTCTCTTCACTGACAGAAGGAAATTGCCCTTTGCTATGTTTCAGCCTTGCCTAAGAAAAAGTCTCAAGTAGCAATGCTTCTGAGCTATTTCCTTATTTGGTCATCATTTATTCTGAAGTaactttcttcatttcattgcaCTGTTCATGCTTATTCCCATTGCATGTCCAGTAGGCCTTTTAGCATGTTTGTTGTGTAGGAGATTATTTATAGGGCTTTGCAGATAAAACTTCTCAAAAAGAATGATTTGGATCCTTGATTCtgacattgctttttttcttttttcttttggcaggcCGTTATGTCAGAGGCATTTGTATATATGGAACAGGTGACCTCAAGTGGCTTTTTAACTCCACCTAT is part of the Balearica regulorum gibbericeps isolate bBalReg1 chromosome 2, bBalReg1.pri, whole genome shotgun sequence genome and encodes:
- the GCNT2 gene encoding N-acetyllactosaminide beta-1,6-N-acetylglucosaminyl-transferase isoform X2; this translates as MTLHKEFETFERLFRAVYMPQNVYCVHVDAKAPVPFHQAVRRLVGCFPNAFLASRAERVVYGGISRLRADLHCMRDLLASDVPWRYVLNTCGQDFPLKTNREIVRMLKGLGGKNITPGVLPPPHITRRTRYVHREQLYPFFSFMLWTFVRKAPPPHNLTIYFGSAYVAVTRPFVEFVLRDQRAIDLLAWSEDTYSPDEHFWVTLNRIPGVPGSMPNASWEGDLKAVKWIDMEESHGGCHGRYVRGICIYGTGDLKWLFNSTYMFANKFELRTYPLTVECLELRHRQRTLSQSEVQVEPNWYF